Proteins encoded by one window of Venturia canescens isolate UGA chromosome 2, ASM1945775v1, whole genome shotgun sequence:
- the LOC122406670 gene encoding uncharacterized protein isoform X1, producing MQRNRYFRGSNDLNSLVNFLSGNLFPLGDKGKELGFLSRLWVIIAWSIKVTYFTSLLLGTFYFAELTTEEVFKRIGGMCALFVELIVPTAYLNFRRKELESLIDQYNLILIDSDDLRRCVHDTLEPYKKGLKFYMVACFTPACAWSAAPLLQLINNDQFSYADFTIPAYVPGEPFGKVVFAAGVIFQIFGCCSINLGIISVDLYVIHFIAVLAAQYEFVSEEVTRAIRDEKEEKKEQDVIDALYQCIRYHCSVVRIGQRLARVLAFYIGATYFSCILKFCFLAIGAFTLGSTNVEKFSYPVFVCGCIVQVFLICSSVENLLTKSTSVTENAFYENWYTRSAEVKKIFSIMEVTNQMECRMSAYGIVELVVPTLALFESANIEKAAYLSYALACVLQIFLLCSCIQELLDVVSFFQHSPITN from the exons ATGCAGagaaatcgatattttcgtGGCTCGAACGATTTAAACAGCCTAGTGAACTTTTTATCCGGAAACTTATTCCCACTCGGCGATAAAGGAAAAGAGCTCGGTTTTCTATCTCGTTTGTGGGTAATCATAGCGTGGAGCATTAAAGTTACTTATTTTACATCCTTATTATTGGGCACCTTTTATTTTGCGGAATTAACAACGGAAGAGGTGTTCAAAAGGATAGGCGGAATGTGCGCGCTCTTCGTTGAGCTGATCGTCCCAACGGCCTATCTCAATTTCCGGAGGAAAGAGTTGGAGAGTTTAATTGATCAGTACAATCTCATTCTCATCGATTCGGATGACTTAAGGCGCTGCGTACACGACACTCTGGAGCCTTACAAAAAAGGCCTGAAGTTTTACATGGTCGCTTGTTTTACCCCAGCTTGCGCGTGGTCTGCAGCACCATTGCTCCAACTTATAAATAACGATCAATTTAGCTACGCCGATTTCACTATACCGGCCTACGTACCCGGCGAACCTTTTGGAAAAGTGGTTTTTGCTGCTggtgttatttttcaaatttttggcTGCTGCTCCATCAATTTAGGAATAATCAGCGTCGATCTTTACgtcattcattttattgctGTCCTAGCAGCTCAATATGAATTCGTAAGTGAAGAAGTAACGCGAGCTATTCGCGAtgagaaggaggaaaaaaaagaacaggACGTCATCGACGCTCTCTATCAATGTATACGCTATCATTGTTCCGTGGTTCG AATCGGTCAGAGGCTCGCCCGAGTTCTGGCATTTTATATCGGCGCAACGTATTTCAGTTGCATATTAAAATTCTGTTTCCTAGCAATTGGAGCGTTTACA TTAGGAAGCACTAACGTCGAGAAATTCTCATACCCAGTCTTCGTTTGTGGCTGTATTGTACAAGTTTTTCTGATCTGCtcttccgttgaaaatttacttACCAAG AGCACGTCCGTGACTGAAAATGCGTTCTATGAAAACTGGTACACACGGAGTGctgaggtaaaaaaaattttttccattatggAAGTGACCAATCAAATGGAGTGCCGAATGAGTGCTTATGGAATCGTTGAACTCGTCGTGCCCACATTAGCATTG TTCGAAAGTGCTAACATTGAAAAAGCTGCCTACTTATCGTACGCTTTAGCTTGTGTGCTTCAGATCTTTTTGCTGTGCTCGTGTATTCAAGAATTACTCGATGTGGTTagcttttttcaacattcacCAATAACGAATTAA
- the LOC122406373 gene encoding odorant receptor 4-like encodes MQKTRYFRSSNDLNIAVNLLSGNLFPLGDGRSKLCLLSILWIISMWIVKITYFFTGLLGSLYFAELTTEEMFKKSGAMGVLSAEVIIPTAYLNLRRNELRNLIDQYNLLLIDSDDLRRCVHNTLEPYKRGLKFYMIASFLAASAGSAAPILLILNTDKFTYADFTVPAYVPGEPFGKMVFAAGAIFQVFGSCSINFGKISVDLYVIHLIAVLAAQYKFVGEEISRALRDESDGKDELTVIDALHQCVCYHSSVIQIGRRLTKVLAFYIGATYLSCILKFCFLAFGVITFGSDNIEKVAYLLYVSACIVQVFLLCSSIEDLLTESTSVTEGAFHENWYARSTAVKKIFCIMEVTNQMECRLSAYGIVDLVVPTLALILSKSYSVCLLLLKMN; translated from the exons ATGCAGAAAACTCGATATTTTCGTAGCTCGAACGATTTAAACATCGCCGTAAACCTTCTATCCGGAAACTTATTTCCACTCGGTGATGGGAGATCGAAGCTCTGCTTGCTCTCGATTTTATGGATAATCAGCATGTGGATCGTAAAAATAACGTATTTTTTCACCGGGCTATTGGGCTCCTTATATTTCGCGGAATTGACTACGGAAGAGATGTTCAAAAAGTCGGGAGCCATGGGTGTTCTGTCCGCCGAAGTGATCATTCCGACGGCTTATCTCAATTTGCGAAGAAATGAGCTGCGAAATTTAATTGATCAGTACAATCTTTTACTCATCGATTCCGATGATTTAAGGCGTTGCGTACACAACACCTTGGAGCCTTATAAAAGAGGCTTAAAGTTTTACATGATCGCTAGTTTCCTTGCGGCTTCTGCGGGGTCAGCGGCACCGATATTGCTAATTCTCAATACCGATAAGTTTACCTACGCCGATTTCACTGTACCGGCCTATGTGCCCGGTGAACCATTcggaaaaatggtttttgcTGCTGGTGcgattttccaagttttcggAAGTTGCTCCAtaaatttcggaaaaatcaGCGTAGATCTTTACGTTATTCACCTCATTGCTGTCCTGGCAGCTCAATATAAATTTGTTGGTGAAGAAATATCGCGGGCCCTTCGCGACGAAAGCGATGGAAAGGACGagctcaccgtcatcgatgcCCTTCACCAATGTGTTTGCTACCATTCTTCCGTTATTCA aatcgGTCGAAGACTCACCAAAGTATTGGCATTTTATATCGGCGCAACTTATCTCAGTTGCATATTGAAATTCTGTTTCTTAGCATTTGGAGTAATAAcg TTCGGAAGCGATAACATCGAAAAAGTCGCATATTTGTTGTACGTTTCTGCCTGCATTGTACAAGTATTTTTACTCTGCTCGTCCATCGAAGACTTATTGACTGAG AGCACATCGGTAACAGAAGGAGCgttccatgaaaattggtatgcTCGTAGTACggccgtgaaaaaaattttttgcataATGGAAGTGACAAATCAAATGGAGTGCCGACTGAGCGCTTATGGAATCGTCGATCTCGTCGTACCAACTTTAGCATTG ATACTCAGCAAATCGTACTCGGTCTGCCTGCTTCTCCTCAAAATGAACTGA
- the LOC122406520 gene encoding odorant receptor 4-like, whose protein sequence is MQKTRYFRSSNDLNIAVNLLSGNLFPLGDGRSKLCLLSILWIIGMWIVKITYFFTGLLGSLYFAELTTEEVFKKSGAMGVLSAEVIIPTAYLNLRRNELRNLIDQYNLLLIDSDDLRRCVHDTLEPYRRGLKFYMIACFLATSAWSAAPILLILNTDKFTYADFTVPAYVPGEPFGKTVFAAGAIFQVFGSCSIHFGKISVDLYVIHLIAVLAAQYKFVGEEISRALRDESDGKDELTVIDALHQCVCYHSSVIQIGRRLTKVLAFYIGATYLSCILKFCFLAFGVITFGSANIEKVAYLVYVSACIVQVFLLCSSIEDLLTESTSVTEGAFHENWYARSTAVKKIFCMMEVTNQMECRLSAYGIVDLIVPTLALILSKSYSVCLLLLKMN, encoded by the exons ATGCAGAAAACTCGATATTTTCGTAGCTCGAACGATTTAAACATCGCCGTAAACCTTCTATCCGGAAACTTATTTCCACTCGGTGATGGAAGATCGAAGCTCTGCTTGCTCTCGATTTTATGGATAATCGGCATGTGGATCGTAAAAATAACGTATTTTTTCACCGGGCTATTGGGCTCCTTATATTTCGCGGAATTGACTACGGAAGAGGTGTTCAAAAAGTCGGGAGCCATGGGTGTTCTGTCCGCCGAAGTGATCATTCCGACGGCTTATCTCAATTTACGAAGAAATGAGCTACGAAATTTAATTGATCAGTACAATCTTTTACTCATCGATTCCGATGATTTAAGGCGTTGCGTACACGACACCTTGGAGCCTTATAGAAGAGGCTTGAAGTTTTACATGATCGCTTGTTTCCTTGCGACTTCAGCGTGGTCAGCGGCACCGATATTGCTAATTCTCAATACCGATAAGTTTACCTACGCCGATTTCACTGTACCGGCCTATGTGCCCGGTGAACCAttcggaaaaacggtttttgcTGCTGGTGcgattttccaagttttcggAAGTTGCTCCATACATTTCGGAAAAATCAGCGTAGATCTTTACGTTATTCACCTCATTGCTGTCCTGGCAGCTCAATATAAATTTGTTGGTGAAGAAATATCGCGAGCCCTTCGCGACGAAAGCGATGGAAAAGACGAGCTCACCGTCATCGACGCCCTTCACCAATGTGTTTGCTACCATTCTTCCGTTATTCA aatcgGTCGACGACTCACCAAAGTATTGGCATTTTATATCGGCGCAACTTATCTCAGTTGTATATTGAAATTCTGTTTCTTAGCATTTGGAGTAATAAcg TTCGGAAGCGCTAACATTGAAAAAGTCGCATATTTAGTGTACGTTTCTGCCTGCATTGTACAAGTATTTTTGCTCTGCTCGTCCATCGAAGACTTATTGACTGAG AGCACATCGGTAACAGAAGGAGCgttccatgaaaattggtatgcTCGTAGTACggccgtgaaaaaaattttttgcatgATGGAAGTGACAAATCAAATGGAGTGCCGACTGAGCGCTTATGGAATCGTCGATCTCATCGTACCAACTTTAGCATTG ATACTCAGCAAATCGTACTCCGTCTGCCTGCTTCTCCTCAAAATGAACTGA
- the LOC122407159 gene encoding putative odorant receptor 92a has product MRHRRGSTSRRLHDASTPQSYRELGNMQRNRYFRGSNDLNSLVNFLSGNLFPLGDKGKELGFLSRLWVIIAWSLKVTYFTTGLLGSFYFAELTTEEIFKKMGGMGALLVELIVPTAYLNFRRKELESLIDQYNLILIDSDDLRRCVHDTLEPYMKGMKYYMVACFTAACAWSAAPLLQLINNDQFSYADFTIPAYVPGEPFGKMVFVAGVIFQIFGSCSINLGVMSVDLYVIHFIAVLAALYEFVSEEVTRAIRDEKEEKKEQDVIDALNQCIRYHCSVVRIGQRLARVLAFYIGATYFSCILKFCFLAFGVFTFGSANIEKVSYLVFVCGCIVQVFLICSSVEDLLTKSTSVTKNAFHESWYTRSAKVKKIFCMIEVTNQMECRMSAYGIVELVVPTLALVNQR; this is encoded by the exons ATGCGACATCGCAGGGGTTCAACGTCGCGCAGGCTTCACGATGCGTCCACTCCTCAGTCG TATCGCGAACTCGGGAACATGCAGagaaatcgatattttcgtGGCTCGAACGATTTAAACAGCCTAGTGAACTTTTTATCCGGAAACTTATTCCCACTCGGCGATAAAGGAAAAGAGCTCGGTTTCCTATCCCGTTTATGGGTAATCATTGCGTGGAGCCTTAAAGTAACTTATTTTACGACCGGATTATTGGGCTCTTTTTATTTTGCGGAGTTAACAACAGAAGAGATATTCAAAAAGATGGGCGGAATGGGAGCACTCCTTGTCGAACTGATCGTGCCAACGGCCTATCTTAATTTCCGGAGAAAAGAGTTGGAGAGTTTAATCGATCAGTACAATCTTATTCTCATCGATTCGGATGACTTGAGACGCTGCGTACACGACACTCTGGAGCCTTACATGAAAGGCATGAAGTATTACATGGTCGCTTGTTTTACCGCAGCTTGCGCGTGGTCTGCAGCACCATTGCTCCAACTTATAAATAACGATCAATTTAGCTACGCCGATTTCACTATACCGGCCTACGTACCCGGCGAaccttttggaaaaatggtttttgttGCTggtgttatttttcaaatttttggcAGCTGTTCCATCAATTTAGGAGTAATGAGCGTCGATCTTTACgtcattcattttattgctGTCCTAGCAGCTCTATATGAATTCGTAAGTGAAGAAGTAACGCGAGCTATTCGCGAtgagaaggaggaaaaaaaagaacaggACGTCATCGACGCTCTCAATCAATGTATACGCTATCATTGTTCCGTTGTTCG AATCGGTCAGAGGCTCGCCCGAGTACTGGCATTTTATATCGGAGCAACGTATTTCAGTTGCATATTAAAATTCTGTTTCTTAGCATTTGGAGTGTTTACA TTTGGAAGCGCCAATATCGAAAAAGTCTCATACCTAGTGTTCGTTTGTGGATGCATTGTACAAGTTTTTCTGATCTGCTCTTCCGTTGAAGATTTACTTACCAAG AGCACGTCCGTGACTAAAAATGCGTTCCATGAAAGCTGGTACACACGGAGTgcaaaggtaaaaaaaattttttgcatgATCGAAGTGACGAATCAAATGGAGTGCCGAATGAGTGCTTATGGAATCGTTGAACTCGTCGTGCCCACATTAGCATTGGTAAATCAACGTTAA
- the LOC122406670 gene encoding odorant receptor 4-like isoform X2 has protein sequence MQRNRYFRGSNDLNSLVNFLSGNLFPLGDKGKELGFLSRLWVIIAWSIKVTYFTSLLLGTFYFAELTTEEVFKRIGGMCALFVELIVPTAYLNFRRKELESLIDQYNLILIDSDDLRRCVHDTLEPYKKGLKFYMVACFTPACAWSAAPLLQLINNDQFSYADFTIPAYVPGEPFGKVVFAAGVIFQIFGCCSINLGIISVDLYVIHFIAVLAAQYEFVSEEVTRAIRDEKEEKKEQDVIDALYQCIRYHCSVVRIGQRLARVLAFYIGATYFSCILKFCFLAIGAFTLGSTNVEKFSYPVFVCGCIVQVFLICSSVENLLTKSTSVTENAFYENWYTRSAEVKKIFSIMEVTNQMECRMSAYGIVELVVPTLALILSKSYSFYLLLLNLK, from the exons ATGCAGagaaatcgatattttcgtGGCTCGAACGATTTAAACAGCCTAGTGAACTTTTTATCCGGAAACTTATTCCCACTCGGCGATAAAGGAAAAGAGCTCGGTTTTCTATCTCGTTTGTGGGTAATCATAGCGTGGAGCATTAAAGTTACTTATTTTACATCCTTATTATTGGGCACCTTTTATTTTGCGGAATTAACAACGGAAGAGGTGTTCAAAAGGATAGGCGGAATGTGCGCGCTCTTCGTTGAGCTGATCGTCCCAACGGCCTATCTCAATTTCCGGAGGAAAGAGTTGGAGAGTTTAATTGATCAGTACAATCTCATTCTCATCGATTCGGATGACTTAAGGCGCTGCGTACACGACACTCTGGAGCCTTACAAAAAAGGCCTGAAGTTTTACATGGTCGCTTGTTTTACCCCAGCTTGCGCGTGGTCTGCAGCACCATTGCTCCAACTTATAAATAACGATCAATTTAGCTACGCCGATTTCACTATACCGGCCTACGTACCCGGCGAACCTTTTGGAAAAGTGGTTTTTGCTGCTggtgttatttttcaaatttttggcTGCTGCTCCATCAATTTAGGAATAATCAGCGTCGATCTTTACgtcattcattttattgctGTCCTAGCAGCTCAATATGAATTCGTAAGTGAAGAAGTAACGCGAGCTATTCGCGAtgagaaggaggaaaaaaaagaacaggACGTCATCGACGCTCTCTATCAATGTATACGCTATCATTGTTCCGTGGTTCG AATCGGTCAGAGGCTCGCCCGAGTTCTGGCATTTTATATCGGCGCAACGTATTTCAGTTGCATATTAAAATTCTGTTTCCTAGCAATTGGAGCGTTTACA TTAGGAAGCACTAACGTCGAGAAATTCTCATACCCAGTCTTCGTTTGTGGCTGTATTGTACAAGTTTTTCTGATCTGCtcttccgttgaaaatttacttACCAAG AGCACGTCCGTGACTGAAAATGCGTTCTATGAAAACTGGTACACACGGAGTGctgaggtaaaaaaaattttttccattatggAAGTGACCAATCAAATGGAGTGCCGAATGAGTGCTTATGGAATCGTTGAACTCGTCGTGCCCACATTAGCATTG ATACTCAGCAAATCATACTCGTTTTATCTACTTCTCCTGAATCTTAAGTAA